In Apium graveolens cultivar Ventura chromosome 10, ASM990537v1, whole genome shotgun sequence, the following are encoded in one genomic region:
- the LOC141693477 gene encoding oxalate--CoA ligase-like, giving the protein MDNSTLTGLLKQAAAKYPERRAISVSGEFDLTHSRLDDVIEQAASRLVSAGVKPGDVVALTFPNTVEFIIMFLAVIRVRATAAPLNAAYTSEEFEFYLSDSESKLLLTSKQGNEAAQAAASSLKIPHVTATLPQANSEIVLSTTQSESNSVLEIINQPSDISLFLHTSGTTSRPKGVPLSQLNLASSVQNIKSVYKLTESDSTVIVLPLFHVHGLIAGLLSSLVAGAAVTLPSAGRFSASTFWPDMKKYNATWYTAVPTIHQIILDRHSVKPESDYPKLRFIRSCSASLAPVILERLEEAFGAPVLEAYAMTEATHLMCSNPLPENGPHIPGSVGKAVGQEMAILDEHGVEQEAGANGEVCIRGPNVTKGYKNNPEANKTGFQFGWFHTGDIGFLDSNGYLHLVGRIKELINRGGEKISPIEVDSVLLSHPHIAQAVCFGVPDEKYGEEINCAVIPQEGTDIDEAEVLRFCKKNLAAFKVPKKVFITDSVPKTATGKIQRRIVAEHFLSQISTAKMPKFGA; this is encoded by the exons ATGGATAATTCAACACTCACTGGATTGTTAAAACAAGCAGCTGCGAAATATCCTGAGCGGCGGGCGATATCGGTTTCGGGGGAATTTGATTTGACGCATTCGCGGTTAGATGATGTGATTGAACAGGCTGCTTCTCGTCTTGTTTCCGCCGGGGTTAAGCCTGGAGATGTTGTAGCTCTCACTTTTCCCAACACCGTCGAg TTCATAATTATGTTTCTGGCGGTGATTCGTGTTCGAGCCACGGCAGCGCCTCTTAATGCAGCCTACACATCCGAGGAGTTTGAGTTTTACTTATCCGACTCAGAATCAAAGCTCTTACTAACTTCAAAACAAGGAAATGAAGCAGCTCAAGCCGCGGCTTCATCACTTAAAATCCCACATGTTACAGCCACTCTTCCTCAAGCAAACTCAGAAATTGTTCTGTCTACAACTCAATCAGAGTCCAACTCTGTCTTGGAAATCATCAACCAGCCATCTGACATCTCTCTATTTCTCCACACATCAGGAACCACCAGTCGACCCAAAGGCGTGCCACTGAGTCAACTCAACTTGGCTTCTTCTGTACAAAACATTAAATCGGTTTACAAACTAACAGAGTCAGACTCGACTGTGATAGTTCTTCCACTATTTCATGTCCATGGTTTGATCGCCGGGTTACTGAGTTCACTTGTGGCTGGAGCCGCCGTAACGCTACCATCTGCTGGTAGATTCTCAGCGTCAACTTTCTGGCCAGACATGAAAAAATATAATGCCACATGGTACACAGCTGTCCCTACAATACACCAAATCATATTGGATCGTCACTCGGTTAAACCCGAATCCGATTACCCGAAGCTCCGTTTTATTCGGAGCTGTAGTGCTTCGCTCGCCCCAGTCATATTGGAGAGACTCGAGGAAGCATTTGGAGCCCCAGTTCTGGAAGCTTATGCAATGACAGAGGCTACCCATTTGATGTGTTCAAACCCCTTGCCTGAAAATGGGCCACATATTCCCGGGTCTGTTGGAAAAGCGGTGGGTCAAGAAATGGCTATATTGGATGAACATGGGGTTGAACAAGAAGCTGGAGCTAATGGAGAAGTTTGTATTAGGGGTCCAAACGTGACAAAAGGTTATAAAAATAATCCGGAAGCAAATAAAACAGGCTTTCAATTCGGATGGTTTCATACAGGAGACATTGGTTTCTTGGATTCGAACGGGTATTTGCATCTGGTTGGAAGAATCAAGGAGCTTATCAATCGTGGAG GCGAGAAAATATCTCCAATAGAAGTGGACTCAGTTCTCTTGTCTCATCCGCACATAGCTCAAGCAGTCTGTTTTGGAGTGCCAGACGAAAAATATGGCGAAGAG ATAAATTGTGCCGTCATTCCACAAGAAGGAACAGACATTGATGAAGCAGAAGTGTTGAGGTTCTGCAAGAAGAATCTAGCAGCTTTCAAGGTGCCCAAGAAAGTGTTCATTACGGATTCTGTTCCCAAGACTGCCACAGGGAAAATCCAACGGAGGATTGTTGCAGAGCACTTCCTTTCTCAAATCTCTACTGCTAAAATGCCGAAATTTGGAGCCTAG